One window of Mustela lutreola isolate mMusLut2 chromosome 13, mMusLut2.pri, whole genome shotgun sequence genomic DNA carries:
- the LPAR6 gene encoding lysophosphatidic acid receptor 6: MVSNNSSNCSYDDSFKYTLYGCMFSMVFVLGLISNCVAIYIFICTLKVRNETTTYMINLAMSDLLFVFTLPFRIFYFATQNWPFGDVLCKISVMLFYTNMYGSILFLTCISVDRFLAIVHPFKSKTLRTKRNAKLVCIAVWLTVIGGSAPAVFFPSTHSHFCFEKFPEATWKTYLSRIVIFIEIVGFFIPLILNVTCSSVVLRTLNKPVTLSRSKINKTKVLRMIFVHLVIFCFCFVPYNINLILYSLMRTQTFVNCSAVAAVRTMYPITLCIAVSNCCFDPIVYYFTSETIQNSIKMKNWSARRSDLRFSEVHNTENFIQHNLQTLKSKIFDSESTI; this comes from the coding sequence ATGGTAAGCAATAACAGCTCCAATTGCTCCTATGATGACTCCTTTAAGTACACTTTGTATGGGTGCATGTTTAGCATGGTGTTCGTGCTTGGGTTAATATCCAACTGTGTTGCCATATACATTTTCATCTGCACCCTCAAAGTACGAAACGAAACCACAACATACATGATTAACTTGGCAATGTCAGATTTGCTTTTCGTTTTTACTTTACCCTTTAGGATTTTTTACTTTGCAACACAGAACTGGCCATTTGGAGATGTACTTTGTAAAATTTCAGTGATGCTGTTTTATACCAACATGTATGGAAGCATTCTGTTCTTAACCTGTATTAGTGTGGATCGGTTTCTGGCAATTGTCCACCCATTTAAGTCAAAGACTTTAAGAACCAAACGAAATGCAAAACTCGTGTGCATTGCTGTATGGCTAACTGTGATAGGAGGAAGTGCACCAGCAGTTTTTTTTCCATCCACCCACTCtcatttttgctttgaaaaatttCCAGAAGCCACATGGAAAACGTATCTCTCAAGGATTGTAATTTTCATTGAAATAGTTGGATTTTTTATTCCTCTAATTTTAAATGTAACTTGTTCTAGTGTGGTACTTAGAACTTTGAATAAACCTGTTACATTAAGtagaagcaaaataaacaaaactaaagttTTAAGAATGATTTTTGTACATTTGGTCATATTCTGCTTCTGTTTTGTGCCTTACAATATCAAccttattttatattctcttatGAGAACACAAACATTTGTAAATTGCTCAGCGGTGGCAGCAGTGAGGACCATGTACCCAATCACTCTCTGCATTGCTGTTTCAAACTGTTGCTTTGACCCTATAGTTTATTACTTCACGTCGGAAACTATTCAgaattcaataaaaatgaaaaactggtcTGCTAGGAGAAGTGACTTGAGATTCTCTGAGGTTCACAACACAGAGAACTTTATTCAACATAACCTACAGACCTTAAAAAGTAAGATATTTGACAGTGAATCTACAATATAA